Genomic window (Bosea vaviloviae):
TCCGTGAGAAATCTCGACCCCAGGCTCAAAGCTCGTAAGAGTGAACCCGCCAGGCTCGTGGAGGCACGGAGTTTGAGCCTGGACCGAGTGCGATTTATGTACGGCGCACAACTCCTTATCGAGAGCGCGGATCAAGCATGTCACGAAGGCCGTCGCCGATGAAGCTGAAGGCGAGCGCGAGCGAGAGGATCGCAAGGCCCGGCCCTGTGGCGATCCACCAGTTGTAGAAGTTCGTGGCGCCCTCGGCGATCATCTGGCCCCATTCCGGGGTCGGCGGGCGCGCGCCGAGGCCGATGAAGCTCAGCCCCGCGACGAGCAGTATGACCTGGCTGATATCGACCGTGGCGTTGACCAGGATCGGCGTCCAGCACAGCGGCAGCACGTGCCGGACGAGGATGCGCGGGGATGAGGCGCCCATCGCCACGGCCGCGTCGACATGCTCCAGCGAGCGGACCGAGAGCACCTGCGCCCGCATCAGCCGGGCATAGATCGGCCACCAGACGATGACCATCGCCAAGCCGGCATTGAACAGTCCCGGCCCGAGCGAGGCGGCGATCGCCATGGCCAGCAGCATGGGCGGGAAGGACAGCGTCACATCGGCGAGCCGCATCAGCGCGCCATCCAGAAGCCCGCCGAAATAGCCCGCCAGCGCGCCCAGGAAGCACCCGATCGCGACCGCCGTGACCAGGACACCGACCGCGATCGGCAGGGAGAAGCGCACGCCGTAGAGCGTGCGCACCAGCACGTCGCGCCCCAGCGCGTCGGTGCCGAGCCAGTGGGCGGCGCTCGGCGGCTGCAGGCGGCGGCCGGCCAGGGCGACCGGATCGTAGGGCGCCCACAGGTCGATGGTCGCGCCGACGACGACCCAGCCGAGGATCGTCGCGAGCGCAATCAGGATCGGCCAGCGCGCGGGGCGCGCGCGCGGATCGAGCAGCGCGGCGAGCCGGCGCAGGCGGCCGGGGCGCGCAACCGCCGCCGCTTCGGGAAGGGCTGCGCTCATCTGCGGTCCCTCAGGCGCGGATCGACGAAGGCATAGGCGATGTCGGTCACGAGGTTGGTCAGCAGGAAGGCGGCGCCACCGATGATCGTCACGCCGATGATGGCGGGATAATCGAGCTGGCGCGCGGCCTCGACCGCGTAGGAGCCGATACCGGGCCATGAGAAGATCGTCTCGGTCAGGACGGCCCCGGTGATCAGATAGGCGAAGGTGAAGCCCAGGATCGTCAAGGTCGGCATCAGCGCGTTGCGCAACGCGTGCGTCAGCAGGACACGGCCCTCGCCCGCCCCCTTGGCGCGCGCGACCAGAATGTAATCCTGCGACAGCACCTCGATCATGCTTGCGCGCACCAGACGGGCGACGATGCCCACCACCGTCCAGCCCAGTATCAGGGCCGGCAGCACGAGATGGGACAGCGCCTCGCGCAATATGCGCCCTTCGCCGGCGAGCGCCGCGTCGATCGTGAAGAAGCCGGTCACGAAGGGCGGTGGCAGGGAGCGCGTGTCGAGCCGGCCGGGCCCTGGCGACCAGCCCAGCGTGGCGAAGAAGATGAAGAGCGCGATCAGCCCGAGCCAGAACATCGGCACCGACGAGCCGACGAGCGCAAAAATGCGGATAGCCGTGTCGCCCGGCCCGTCGCGGAATTTCGCCGCCAGGATGCCGAGGATGACGCCGACGCTGCCGCCGAGCAGGACCGAGGCGACGACGAGTTCCAGCGTCGCCGGCAGCCGCTGGGCCAGATCGCTCGCCACGGGCTGGCGCGTGCGGAACGAGGTGCCCATGTCGCCATGCAGCAGGTTGCGGACATAGACGACGTAGCGCTCGGCCAGCGGCCGATCGAGGCCCCAGCGCTCCTTGGCGGCGGCGACCACGACAGGATTGTTCATCTGCCGCTCGCCGATCAGGGCGACCAGCGGGTCGCCCTTGGTGAACTGCGAGAGGAAAAAGGCGACGGTGACGATGCCGAGCAGAAGAAACGGCATCATCGCCAGTCGTTGCAGCGCGACCTTGAGCATCGGCTCTGCCGGTCAGGCGCGCTATTGCCGCCCGACCTGACTGAGCGCGAGATTGCAGCAGGCGCTGTAGCGCACGCCGGTCACGCCCTTGCGCGAGGCCAGGATCAGATCCGGGCTGACGACGGGAATGATGACCTTGTCGCCGATCATCTCAAGCGCGATCTCGCGATAGATGCGGTCGGCCTCAGTCGGCGTGGCGGCCAGCGCCTGCTTGAGGAGCTCGCCTTCCTTTTCGTTGACGACACCCTGCACCTTGTCGGCATGGGAGCGCTTGACCCAGGAACTCGAGCTCATCATCGAGAAGAACTGGACATATTGCACCGTGCCGAAATAGTCGGGTGCATAATAGGACGCGGTGATCGGGATACCGTCCTTGGCGACGCGCTCGCGCCAGACCGCGAAGGTCACCGGCTCGAGCTCGAGCTTGATGCCGACGCGGCCGAGATCCTGCTGCAGCTTCTGCATCATCAGCGAGAGATCGACGCCGTAGGAATTGACCGCCGGATAGGCCGATTTCATCGTGAAGCCGTTGGGCTGCCCGGCCTCGGCCAGCTTGGCGCGCGCCAAAGCGAGATCCTGCTTGGGCATCGGCAGGTCGGTCGTACCGGGGAAGCCGTTGGGGATCGCAACCGGCTGCGGCCGGCCCTTGCCGCCCACCGTGAAGTCGATCAGCCCCTGATAGTCGATCGCCGCCGCGATCGCCTCGCGGACAGGCCTGGTCAGCGGAACCGTGTTGGCCTTGGAGCCAACGCCCAGCGCCAGATAGATGAAATTATAGCTCGGCACCGTATCGAGCACGAGGTTCTGATCCTTGGCCGAGGCGGCCGTATCGGGATCGATCTGCATCGCCACATCGGCGCCGCCCGTCTGCAGCATCTGCAGCTGCGCCACTGCGTCGGGCACCTGCTTGATGATGACCTCGGCGACCTTCGGCGCCGCGCCCCAGAACTTGTCGTTCGAGACCAGGCGCAGCTGGTCGCCATTGCGATAGAGCGCGAGCTTGTAGGGGCCGCTGCCGGCCGAATTGGCGAAGAACCAGTTGTCGGCCTGGTCGGCCGTGCTGGCATTCTCGCCGCCCGCCGCGCCGTTGGCCTCCGCGACCTTGCGGTTGATGATGCCGGCATAGGACGAAGCCAGCATGTTTAGGAACTCGGAATTGGACTGCGCCGTGCGCAGCACGACGGTCTTCTCGTCGGGCGTCTCGACGGCCGTCAGGGCCTCCATCAGGAATGACGCATCCGACTTCATGTTCTTCAGCCGCGTCAGCGACCAGGCGACATCGGCCGAGGTGACGGGCGCACCATCGGAGAAGACAGCGCCCGGCGCCAGCTTGAAGACGAAGCGCGTCTGGTCGGGGCTGACCTCCCAGGAGGTGGCAAGGTTGGGCGCAAGCGTCCTGTTGTCGGCGGCCAGCGTGACCAGCGTCTGGTAGACCGCCGAGAGGTAGATCTGACAGGTGTCGCAGAACGATCGCGCCGGATCGAGCGAGGTGATGTCCATGTTCCGCGCCACGACGAGCGGGCGCGTATCGGCCGCCCGCGTCGGCGCTGCCAGTCCCGCCAGCGATACGGCAATGCCGAGCACCAAGGCCGCCTTCATCTGTCCTGCCCGCAAGTGTCCTGCCCGTATGTGTCCTGCCCGCATGATGTGATCCCCTCTCCTTATTGATTGCTCAAGCTTCGGTTGATTGCTCAGGCTCCGGCGCTGTGCGCAGGGGCCCGTGCTCGGCATGTCGTTTGCCACGCCGCTGTTCTGGCGTGCTGCAGTCGTGCCGGCCTCGGGAGCGTGGCCTTTTTCGCCATCATTGCGGAGACCGTCCCCTCCTGCGCAAAACCCGCTTGC
Coding sequences:
- a CDS encoding ABC transporter permease, translated to MLKVALQRLAMMPFLLLGIVTVAFFLSQFTKGDPLVALIGERQMNNPVVVAAAKERWGLDRPLAERYVVYVRNLLHGDMGTSFRTRQPVASDLAQRLPATLELVVASVLLGGSVGVILGILAAKFRDGPGDTAIRIFALVGSSVPMFWLGLIALFIFFATLGWSPGPGRLDTRSLPPPFVTGFFTIDAALAGEGRILREALSHLVLPALILGWTVVGIVARLVRASMIEVLSQDYILVARAKGAGEGRVLLTHALRNALMPTLTILGFTFAYLITGAVLTETIFSWPGIGSYAVEAARQLDYPAIIGVTIIGGAAFLLTNLVTDIAYAFVDPRLRDRR
- a CDS encoding ABC transporter substrate-binding protein gives rise to the protein MKAALVLGIAVSLAGLAAPTRAADTRPLVVARNMDITSLDPARSFCDTCQIYLSAVYQTLVTLAADNRTLAPNLATSWEVSPDQTRFVFKLAPGAVFSDGAPVTSADVAWSLTRLKNMKSDASFLMEALTAVETPDEKTVVLRTAQSNSEFLNMLASSYAGIINRKVAEANGAAGGENASTADQADNWFFANSAGSGPYKLALYRNGDQLRLVSNDKFWGAAPKVAEVIIKQVPDAVAQLQMLQTGGADVAMQIDPDTAASAKDQNLVLDTVPSYNFIYLALGVGSKANTVPLTRPVREAIAAAIDYQGLIDFTVGGKGRPQPVAIPNGFPGTTDLPMPKQDLALARAKLAEAGQPNGFTMKSAYPAVNSYGVDLSLMMQKLQQDLGRVGIKLELEPVTFAVWRERVAKDGIPITASYYAPDYFGTVQYVQFFSMMSSSSWVKRSHADKVQGVVNEKEGELLKQALAATPTEADRIYREIALEMIGDKVIIPVVSPDLILASRKGVTGVRYSACCNLALSQVGRQ
- a CDS encoding ABC transporter permease gives rise to the protein MSAALPEAAAVARPGRLRRLAALLDPRARPARWPILIALATILGWVVVGATIDLWAPYDPVALAGRRLQPPSAAHWLGTDALGRDVLVRTLYGVRFSLPIAVGVLVTAVAIGCFLGALAGYFGGLLDGALMRLADVTLSFPPMLLAMAIAASLGPGLFNAGLAMVIVWWPIYARLMRAQVLSVRSLEHVDAAVAMGASSPRILVRHVLPLCWTPILVNATVDISQVILLVAGLSFIGLGARPPTPEWGQMIAEGATNFYNWWIATGPGLAILSLALAFSFIGDGLRDMLDPRSR